Proteins from one Gossypium raimondii isolate GPD5lz chromosome 8, ASM2569854v1, whole genome shotgun sequence genomic window:
- the LOC105791821 gene encoding uncharacterized protein LOC105791821, with protein MAPKSKFSTSRERATNPLVWCGAIICTILTIAVIIGGIVTFIGYLVIHPRVLYVSVMDAHLDHIQIDYEGILEIQVTILIRAQNGNEKAHASFSDSSYSLSLNREVVAQLVAPPFEVGKNSSVDFNYVVPSSPIPLRPDQVEDVDAGLKKDLIIFDLKGSSRVRWRIGSLGSVRYLCRLDCQLRFHPLNGTYIPSRCSSKAK; from the coding sequence ATGGCCCCAAAATCAAAGTTCTCAACTAGTCGGGAACGAGCAACCAATCCACTGGTGTGGTGTGGTGCTATCATCTGCACCATCTTGACCATAGCAGTCATCATCGGAGGCATCGTTACCTTCATAGGATACTTAGTTATACATCCCAGGGTGCTGTACGTCAGCGTCATGGATGCTCACCTTGACCATATCCAGATTGATTATGAGGGTATTCTGGAAATTCAGGTAACCATACTAATTCGAGCCCAGAATGGGAACGAAAAGGCGCATGCAAGCTTCTCGGATTCGAGTTACAGCCTAAGCTTGAATAGGGAAGTGGTAGCGCAGCTGGTAGCACCACCCTTTGAAGTAGGTAAGAACAGTTCGGttgattttaattatgtagtgccATCTTCACCCATACCCTTAAGACCAGATCAAGTAGAGGATGTGGACGCGGGTTTGAAGAAAGATTTGATTATATTCGATTTGAAAGGCAGTAGCAGGGTGAGATGGCGAATAGGGAGCCTGGGTTCAGTTAGGTACTTGTGTCGTCTCGACTGCCAGTTGCGTTTCCATCCTTTGAATGGAACTTACATTCCCTCGCGCTGTAGTTCCAAGGCCAAATAA